One window of Armatimonadota bacterium genomic DNA carries:
- a CDS encoding MT-A70 family methyltransferase, with amino-acid sequence MQAASSSGIVDSILTSLCDFIQSLLSSFRVIKSDVHSRKSEEIFPIIESCSPGTYLELFARHDRPGWAQWGNEVESGIGDLNLAS; translated from the coding sequence GTGCAAGCTGCGAGTTCGAGTGGCATTGTGGATTCCATCCTGACGTCGTTATGTGATTTCATCCAATCATTGCTCTCATCCTTCCGTGTTATCAAATCTGATGTGCACTCCAGGAAGTCGGAGGAGATCTTTCCGATAATTGAGAGTTGCAGCCCTGGGACGTACCTTGAGTTGTTCGCCCGACACGATCGGCCAGGATGGGCCCAATGGGGAAACGAGGTCGAAAGCGGGATTGGTGACCTGAATCTGGCGTCCTAG
- a CDS encoding DNA methyltransferase — MNELANGYGHQEIGSSLIVHADCFEWMSRLAPNALHAIVTDPPYGVKEYDFDQIEKMENGNGGIWRLPPAFGGCVRSPLPRFTALNNKERETLRRFFIEWSRVAVHALRPGGHVFLASNTFLSQLVFSAIVEGGLEFRGELIRLVRTLRGGDRPKNAEVEFEDQQSLPRGCYEPWGIFRKPMPSGMKVSDCLREYGTGALRRRHDGGPFEDVITSERTPQRERAIAKHPSLKPQSILRPIVYASLPMGTGVVADPFMGSGSTIAAAEAVGVAAVGVERHRDYYDMAIVAIPRLSELETKTDPVPVQAILNLPDLLCTPS; from the coding sequence ATGAATGAACTTGCGAACGGATACGGGCACCAGGAAATTGGATCGTCGCTGATCGTCCATGCGGATTGCTTCGAATGGATGAGCCGGCTTGCTCCCAACGCACTCCATGCGATCGTGACAGATCCCCCATACGGAGTCAAGGAATACGACTTCGACCAGATAGAGAAAATGGAGAATGGCAACGGAGGTATATGGCGACTTCCGCCTGCGTTCGGTGGGTGTGTACGATCCCCGCTTCCTCGGTTCACGGCCCTCAACAACAAGGAACGAGAGACACTGAGGCGGTTCTTCATTGAATGGTCAAGGGTTGCTGTTCACGCTCTTAGGCCGGGCGGTCACGTATTCCTCGCGTCTAACACATTCCTGTCGCAGCTTGTCTTCTCTGCGATCGTTGAAGGTGGACTTGAGTTCCGTGGCGAATTGATCCGCCTGGTCAGGACACTCCGGGGCGGAGACAGGCCAAAGAACGCAGAAGTCGAATTCGAGGATCAGCAGAGCCTGCCGCGCGGATGTTATGAGCCATGGGGTATCTTCAGAAAGCCAATGCCGTCCGGAATGAAGGTGAGTGACTGTCTGCGCGAGTACGGCACAGGCGCACTAAGGCGGCGCCATGACGGGGGTCCCTTCGAGGATGTGATCACGAGCGAGCGAACCCCACAGCGAGAGCGTGCTATCGCAAAGCATCCGAGTCTGAAGCCGCAGTCCATTCTGCGACCGATCGTGTATGCCTCACTCCCAATGGGGACTGGGGTTGTTGCTGATCCGTTCATGGGATCAGGCTCAACAATAGCTGCGGCCGAAGCCGTCGGGGTGGCGGCGGTCGGTGTTGAACGCCACAGGGATTATTACGATATGGCGATTGTCGCCATCCCGCGTTTGAGTGAGCTTGAGACCAAAACGGACCCGGTTCCGGTTCAGGCTATCTTGAACCTCCCTGACCTGCTCTGTACACCCAGTTAG
- a CDS encoding phage holin family protein, with protein MNRIIFAAALCETDPVRMWRLFRLCLAAAWTAVVHEIWGTGPELAPAHLYLQLMLVDFVTGLSAAWAGHRTITSRIAHTGVLRKLVGGLGALAMAHAIDDHMGLGGAAVRDLGMLLVGVESISIVENLSLLGIKIPTGWFGKLVGPPD; from the coding sequence ATGAACCGCATCATTTTCGCCGCCGCTCTCTGCGAAACCGACCCCGTGCGGATGTGGCGCTTGTTCAGGCTCTGCCTGGCCGCGGCCTGGACAGCCGTAGTACATGAGATCTGGGGCACAGGCCCTGAGCTCGCCCCGGCCCATTTGTACCTTCAACTCATGCTGGTCGACTTTGTGACGGGCCTAAGCGCCGCCTGGGCAGGCCACAGGACGATAACGTCCAGGATCGCCCACACGGGCGTCCTGCGCAAGCTCGTTGGTGGCCTTGGCGCCCTCGCCATGGCCCACGCGATCGACGACCACATGGGTCTCGGCGGGGCGGCTGTCCGGGATCTCGGCATGCTGCTGGTCGGGGTCGAGTCTATCTCCATCGTTGAAAACCTGAGTCTGCTCGGGATCAAAATCCCGACCGGATGGTTTGGGAAGCTGGTTGGCCCGCCCGATTGA
- a CDS encoding phage major capsid protein yields MKTTAEYADAIEAKQLEIKAHALESQSAETPDMAKLDQLDAELKSLTDGLAVAKRLEDAAAKADASIADLKKVTSPAPVTVQSEIKNLGSAVVSSKAFRALAAKESDHASMTIDLDLKTAFTSSAGMAPQITRTGEIVETINYPLTIVDALDQIPALQPTVRIQQETLTATAQEIAEAGGYPEGAISFADVDFTVRKIGSILPISDEELEDIPALENLINSRIVFDVISRLNNQLVNGAGTGTLVKGMLHTDNVSTANCGTGSLNKTGSRAIFLAKQKLAVSGACVPNVVIINPDDWGSLVTEVASSSGVYMNTAAISTEPDRIWGMRVVQSDRVAVGTVILFDSRFVQLRPLRGIDVQIGYNGTDFGTGKKSIRADIRTAFVVKRPQAILVLTTFSA; encoded by the coding sequence ATGAAAACCACTGCAGAGTACGCCGACGCGATTGAGGCCAAGCAGCTCGAGATCAAGGCCCACGCGCTCGAATCCCAGTCCGCCGAGACCCCCGACATGGCCAAACTGGATCAGCTGGACGCCGAACTCAAATCGTTGACCGACGGCCTCGCCGTTGCCAAGCGCCTCGAAGACGCCGCTGCCAAAGCCGACGCCTCTATCGCCGACCTGAAAAAAGTCACCAGCCCCGCGCCCGTCACTGTCCAGTCCGAGATCAAAAATCTTGGATCCGCCGTCGTGTCCAGCAAGGCGTTTCGCGCCCTGGCCGCGAAAGAGTCAGACCACGCCAGCATGACGATCGACCTTGACCTCAAAACGGCGTTTACGTCCAGCGCCGGAATGGCCCCGCAGATCACCCGCACCGGCGAGATCGTCGAGACGATCAACTACCCGTTGACCATAGTCGACGCCCTTGACCAGATCCCGGCCCTCCAGCCGACAGTCAGGATTCAGCAGGAAACCCTGACGGCGACCGCCCAGGAAATCGCGGAGGCCGGCGGCTATCCGGAAGGCGCGATCAGTTTCGCTGACGTTGATTTCACAGTCCGCAAGATCGGTTCGATCCTCCCGATCTCCGACGAAGAGCTTGAGGACATCCCGGCTCTTGAGAACCTCATCAACAGCCGCATCGTCTTCGACGTCATTTCCCGCCTGAACAACCAGCTGGTGAACGGCGCCGGGACCGGCACGCTCGTCAAGGGCATGTTGCACACGGACAACGTCAGCACCGCCAACTGCGGCACCGGCTCCCTCAACAAGACCGGCAGCCGCGCGATCTTCCTCGCGAAACAGAAACTGGCCGTCTCCGGCGCATGCGTCCCGAACGTGGTGATCATCAACCCGGATGACTGGGGCAGCCTGGTGACCGAGGTCGCGTCCAGCTCCGGCGTCTACATGAACACCGCCGCCATCAGCACCGAACCAGACCGGATATGGGGGATGCGGGTCGTCCAGAGCGACAGGGTCGCCGTGGGAACGGTCATCCTGTTCGACTCCCGGTTCGTTCAGCTCCGTCCTCTGCGCGGGATCGACGTTCAGATCGGCTACAACGGCACCGATTTCGGCACCGGTAAGAAGTCGATCCGCGCCGACATCCGCACTGCGTTCGTTGTGAAGCGGCCGCAGGCCATCCTCGTCCTCACGACGTTCTCCGCCTAA
- a CDS encoding HK97 family phage prohead protease: MPKPTLEYKEFEIELKALNADNGGFSGYASTFGNVDRVGDIMLTGAFAATLAAFLTDGSICWNHEQEDQIGYILEAHEDEVGLWIETAYHSTDEAQEKRTIVNERLAAGKTVKLSVGYVVEDCTYNADGNRLLKQVALYEVSIVTIPANNEAGIVDAKSLESAAGTAAPESVEDPDLGRKALAREILNRYLDIRLRLIGA; the protein is encoded by the coding sequence ATGCCTAAACCCACACTGGAGTACAAAGAGTTCGAGATCGAACTCAAAGCGCTCAACGCAGACAACGGGGGATTCTCAGGCTACGCCAGCACGTTCGGAAACGTCGACCGGGTCGGCGACATTATGCTGACTGGCGCCTTCGCCGCGACCCTCGCAGCCTTCCTGACCGACGGCTCGATCTGCTGGAACCACGAACAGGAAGACCAGATCGGCTACATCCTGGAAGCGCACGAGGACGAGGTCGGCCTCTGGATCGAAACCGCATATCACAGCACCGACGAAGCCCAGGAAAAACGCACGATCGTCAATGAGCGTCTGGCGGCCGGCAAAACGGTCAAACTCAGCGTCGGCTACGTCGTTGAGGACTGCACTTACAACGCCGACGGCAACCGCCTGCTCAAACAGGTTGCGCTCTACGAGGTCTCCATCGTCACCATCCCCGCCAACAACGAGGCCGGTATCGTCGACGCCAAATCCCTCGAATCCGCAGCCGGAACGGCCGCGCCCGAATCCGTTGAAGATCCCGACCTCGGCCGGAAAGCCCTGGCCCGGGAGATCCTCAACCGCTATCTCGACATCCGCTTGCGCCTCATTGGTGCATAG
- a CDS encoding phage portal protein: protein MQPNQLSAIELKFPELAQHKSSKCLETKSADTFRPIGGTMGSLAFHDMRLPGGTRNVSVDVGDAYLNDVVSACLGWITRSYGECQPQVEKLNDQGSYEVVPDHPLSNILRRPNPNMSGRLMRRAIAFDLALHGNAYLKIDRDAYNRAQGLSWLSASYITPYGSNDPARPIDRYCYRLRGYAGMSVGLAAEYPAEDVVHLRTSVDPDIQAMGLATIASCYRSVDVDNRVSVLYSALMRNMGLIPVMYSPAEGQLSEEQQAQLSSDIALGYTADNAGNPMVTSVALNVAKLAQSPDEMAVVEIREQVIRRICAAMGLDALVVGLDASSATFANKETAERSAWDNRILPDLYLLGDDFETQLLPAFEPKPQLYRIHWDTTGVRALQEGQDAIYKRADTGFRGGWIALNESRNLVGLPPTGRPEDDLPTGKPTTAPQYQQGGTNA, encoded by the coding sequence ATGCAACCAAACCAACTATCAGCTATCGAGCTCAAATTCCCGGAGCTCGCCCAGCACAAATCTTCCAAATGCCTCGAAACGAAATCGGCCGACACGTTCCGACCGATCGGCGGCACCATGGGATCGTTGGCCTTCCACGACATGCGCCTCCCGGGCGGCACCCGCAACGTCTCGGTTGACGTCGGTGACGCCTACCTGAACGACGTCGTCAGCGCCTGCCTCGGATGGATCACCCGCTCCTACGGCGAGTGCCAGCCGCAAGTGGAGAAACTCAACGACCAGGGCAGTTACGAGGTTGTCCCCGATCATCCGCTGTCCAACATCCTCAGGCGCCCCAACCCCAACATGTCCGGCCGCCTCATGCGCCGTGCAATCGCATTCGACCTGGCGCTGCACGGCAACGCCTACCTCAAAATCGACCGCGACGCCTACAACCGCGCCCAGGGCCTGTCCTGGTTAAGCGCCAGCTACATTACCCCGTATGGTTCCAACGACCCTGCCCGGCCGATCGACCGGTACTGTTACAGGCTGCGCGGCTACGCCGGAATGTCCGTCGGCCTCGCCGCGGAGTACCCGGCCGAGGACGTCGTCCATTTGCGGACAAGCGTTGACCCCGACATCCAGGCCATGGGCCTGGCGACGATCGCCAGTTGCTACCGCAGCGTCGACGTCGACAACCGGGTCTCGGTCTTGTACAGCGCCCTGATGCGCAACATGGGCCTGATCCCGGTCATGTACTCGCCGGCCGAAGGGCAGCTCAGCGAGGAGCAGCAGGCGCAGCTCAGCTCGGATATCGCGCTCGGTTACACTGCGGACAACGCCGGCAACCCCATGGTGACCTCGGTTGCTCTGAACGTCGCTAAACTCGCACAGAGCCCGGACGAAATGGCCGTCGTGGAAATCCGCGAACAGGTCATCCGCCGGATCTGCGCCGCCATGGGTTTGGACGCCCTCGTCGTCGGCCTGGACGCTTCCAGCGCCACGTTCGCGAACAAGGAGACCGCGGAACGCAGCGCCTGGGACAATCGCATCCTGCCCGATCTCTACCTGCTCGGGGACGATTTCGAGACCCAGCTGTTACCGGCCTTCGAGCCCAAACCTCAACTGTACCGCATCCACTGGGACACAACCGGAGTGAGAGCGCTGCAGGAGGGCCAGGACGCGATCTACAAGCGCGCCGACACTGGCTTCCGGGGCGGATGGATCGCCCTGAATGAATCCCGAAACCTCGTCGGCCTGCCGCCGACCGGCCGCCCGGAAGACGACCTGCCGACCGGCAAACCCACCACTGCACCCCAATACCAACAGGGAGGCACCAATGCCTAA
- a CDS encoding terminase family protein: MLRLSQQRWGSLTATQKQAAAELARRHTAQDRYDPSAESPLKWLELTKPKIFHPTDGWVTFEPRWYQSDILGAWDHPLRIILKSRQIGISQVCAAEAAWKMLYQGPRRILNVSRNVEQATDFIAYVRAFIPSGELVEDNKTRLTLRNGSSIRAQGDSPSAGRGTPASDVYLDEFAFPRWANEIWQAIQPTVSTGGSLTVLSTPYGASGKFHDLWGEAIGEGSGWASYNLPWTVLFDEAWAAKTRKRLSRSEFASEHDCSFEESGDRMWRHSDIDRCMLPEVSEGPRESHKYLITADMAGMGVDSTVILVVDITAKPYRIVHVRKLDRASNDTKIQAFHDLSALYGAKDLHLDATGQSALDLIEEVNKGLKSKDPDIKRTAHSFIFSAKTKPEALQRLTRLLEHGEVQYDDPHIREELLAYKLPDTGLKTDHVMALAIAAHILERPTAPARATVIRMGG, encoded by the coding sequence TTGCTGCGATTATCGCAGCAGCGCTGGGGAAGCCTGACAGCAACCCAGAAGCAAGCGGCAGCTGAGCTCGCGCGCCGTCACACGGCCCAGGACAGGTATGACCCGTCCGCTGAATCCCCACTCAAGTGGCTTGAGCTCACGAAGCCCAAGATCTTCCATCCCACGGACGGATGGGTGACTTTCGAGCCCCGCTGGTATCAGTCCGACATCCTCGGAGCCTGGGATCACCCGCTCCGCATCATCCTGAAATCCCGGCAGATCGGCATCAGCCAGGTATGCGCCGCCGAGGCCGCCTGGAAAATGCTCTACCAGGGTCCGCGCCGCATCCTCAACGTCAGCCGCAACGTCGAACAGGCCACTGATTTTATCGCGTACGTCCGCGCGTTCATCCCGTCCGGCGAACTGGTTGAGGACAACAAGACCCGTCTGACACTGCGCAACGGCTCCAGCATCCGGGCTCAGGGCGACAGTCCCAGTGCCGGCCGCGGAACACCAGCCTCCGACGTCTACCTCGACGAGTTCGCGTTCCCCCGGTGGGCCAACGAGATCTGGCAGGCCATCCAGCCGACCGTCTCCACAGGCGGCTCTCTCACGGTCCTGAGCACGCCCTACGGGGCATCCGGCAAGTTTCACGATCTGTGGGGCGAGGCCATCGGGGAGGGCTCGGGATGGGCATCCTACAACCTCCCGTGGACCGTGTTATTTGACGAAGCATGGGCCGCGAAGACCCGCAAACGCCTGAGCCGATCCGAGTTCGCATCCGAACACGACTGCTCATTTGAGGAATCCGGAGACCGTATGTGGCGCCACAGCGATATCGACCGTTGCATGTTGCCCGAGGTCTCCGAGGGACCGCGTGAATCGCACAAATACCTGATCACCGCTGACATGGCCGGCATGGGTGTGGACAGCACCGTCATCCTCGTGGTCGATATCACTGCCAAACCTTACCGGATCGTGCACGTCCGCAAACTCGATCGAGCGAGCAACGACACGAAGATCCAGGCATTCCACGATCTCTCGGCTCTCTATGGGGCCAAAGACCTCCATTTGGACGCCACGGGCCAGTCGGCCCTCGACCTGATCGAAGAGGTCAACAAGGGCCTGAAATCCAAGGACCCCGATATCAAGCGGACCGCGCACTCATTCATTTTCTCGGCCAAAACGAAACCGGAAGCGCTCCAGCGGCTGACGCGCCTGCTCGAACACGGGGAGGTCCAGTATGACGACCCACACATCCGGGAAGAGCTTCTGGCCTACAAACTCCCCGACACCGGCCTCAAAACCGACCACGTAATGGCGCTCGCAATCGCGGCCCACATCCTCGAACGACCGACTGCACCAGCACGGGCGACCGTGATCAGAATGGGCGGATGA
- a CDS encoding HNH endonuclease: MKIPITGAYVHIDDEDVDLMQQRWYLLDRGQVFRTRRVGPRGCNRRIGEYLARMVAARAHETPAGKWRVRHINGDLRDCRRDNLEIVPCKTGSVRDDADGWEIDWDLFDRIQDAVWLATITIGSADPIFREDPTGSRAGGIG; the protein is encoded by the coding sequence ATGAAAATCCCTATTACGGGCGCTTACGTACATATCGACGATGAGGATGTCGACCTGATGCAACAACGCTGGTATCTGCTGGACCGCGGGCAGGTTTTCCGGACCCGCCGGGTCGGACCCAGGGGGTGCAACCGACGCATTGGCGAATATCTCGCCCGGATGGTTGCGGCGAGGGCGCACGAGACGCCTGCTGGAAAATGGCGGGTGCGCCATATCAACGGCGATCTGCGCGACTGCCGGCGCGACAACCTGGAGATCGTCCCGTGCAAAACCGGATCGGTCCGGGACGATGCAGATGGATGGGAAATCGACTGGGACCTGTTTGACCGGATCCAGGACGCCGTTTGGTTGGCGACGATAACGATAGGTTCAGCTGACCCGATTTTCAGGGAGGACCCAACTGGGTCGCGGGCGGGAGGAATCGGATGA
- a CDS encoding sigma-70 family RNA polymerase sigma factor, with product MNAVLTCSTPEYDLKQIRFRRAINRYRRMGADTFDIVGADHNVTVQTELEIAVDEGWLHVDDDDTRTVVPLGCKIKPTIPGYRDLSRVWHYYPQMVEYVAFRWRPIAAKMARSYMARGIHVYLRCEAEDLVEMIMVSAIQAMAQHDPDKSLLGWYMKKAIACDIKDELRKANAKCRRNQWGWDVEFDDDAEIESPAWMSASDTAIVLQDALAGLSERDQSIIHMVAEGYTAAEIGKEFGVTEEAAEKATQRARTRAQIALKGKL from the coding sequence ATGAACGCCGTCCTGACATGCTCAACTCCAGAATATGATCTGAAACAGATCCGGTTCCGACGGGCTATCAATCGATACCGCCGGATGGGTGCCGACACTTTCGATATCGTCGGTGCGGACCACAACGTCACGGTCCAAACAGAGCTTGAGATCGCCGTCGACGAGGGATGGCTCCACGTCGACGATGATGATACGCGGACAGTCGTGCCGCTCGGCTGCAAAATCAAACCGACCATTCCGGGGTACCGCGATCTGTCCAGGGTGTGGCACTACTATCCCCAAATGGTCGAGTACGTCGCCTTCCGATGGCGGCCGATCGCAGCCAAAATGGCCCGAAGCTACATGGCCCGCGGGATACACGTATACCTAAGGTGCGAAGCGGAGGACCTGGTCGAAATGATCATGGTCAGCGCCATCCAGGCCATGGCACAACACGATCCGGACAAGAGTCTGCTCGGCTGGTACATGAAAAAGGCGATCGCCTGCGATATCAAAGACGAATTGCGGAAGGCGAACGCCAAGTGCCGCCGGAATCAGTGGGGCTGGGATGTTGAGTTCGACGATGACGCGGAGATTGAAAGTCCGGCTTGGATGTCGGCTTCTGACACGGCGATCGTCCTGCAGGACGCCCTTGCCGGGTTAAGCGAGCGCGATCAGTCGATCATCCACATGGTCGCCGAGGGTTACACGGCAGCCGAGATAGGCAAAGAGTTCGGGGTTACTGAAGAGGCCGCAGAGAAAGCTACGCAACGCGCGCGTACAAGGGCACAGATCGCACTGAAAGGGAAGCTATGA
- a CDS encoding tyrosine-type recombinase/integrase — protein MGDAWIVECSYRQLSDRTIDSRRRTLAQLDYWMREYHHDVLDSDAVKAFLVYLHDARPGGRWGQASHKAGRDSRPSTIWTYWTTLRSWCRWMSSEGHTDGYLMDGIKAPKKTVDQIVPFSQAQIRALAQAAKLSDNPARDEAVVAVLIDTGMRAAELCAMRIADVDLAGHKLWIARGKGDKGRAVYIGLSAARAITRYLRKRTADMDEPLIMSERGGRMTTSGLGQLVERLGRKARVQGVRCSPHTFRHSMAVMFLRNGGHVFALKEILGHTTLHMTNRYVLIAQADAQAQHVLHSPADAVFRSR, from the coding sequence ATGGGCGACGCATGGATCGTCGAGTGCAGCTACCGGCAGTTGTCGGACAGGACAATCGATAGCCGTCGACGCACCCTTGCCCAACTCGATTACTGGATGCGTGAGTACCACCATGACGTCCTGGACTCCGACGCCGTGAAGGCGTTCCTGGTCTACCTCCACGACGCCAGACCGGGCGGACGATGGGGACAGGCAAGTCATAAAGCGGGGCGTGACAGCCGACCCTCTACGATCTGGACCTACTGGACCACCCTGCGATCGTGGTGCCGCTGGATGTCCTCCGAGGGCCATACCGACGGCTACCTGATGGATGGGATCAAGGCGCCGAAAAAAACGGTAGATCAGATTGTGCCGTTCTCACAGGCGCAGATCCGTGCCCTCGCCCAGGCCGCAAAACTCTCGGACAACCCTGCCCGGGATGAGGCGGTGGTGGCTGTCCTGATCGACACCGGCATGAGGGCGGCCGAACTCTGCGCCATGCGGATCGCGGACGTGGACCTGGCCGGCCACAAACTATGGATCGCCCGAGGCAAAGGCGACAAAGGGCGAGCCGTCTACATAGGCCTCTCCGCGGCACGGGCAATCACGCGTTACCTGCGAAAGCGTACCGCCGACATGGATGAACCGTTGATCATGAGCGAGCGGGGCGGACGGATGACCACGTCCGGACTCGGACAGCTGGTCGAGCGGCTCGGCCGCAAAGCCAGGGTGCAGGGGGTCCGGTGCAGCCCCCATACGTTTCGACATTCCATGGCTGTCATGTTCCTGCGCAATGGTGGGCACGTCTTCGCCCTCAAAGAGATCCTGGGTCACACCACACTCCACATGACCAACCGCTACGTCCTGATCGCCCAGGCGGACGCCCAAGCCCAACACGTGCTCCATAGCCCCGCTGACGCCGTGTTTCGATCCAGGTAA
- the dut gene encoding dUTP diphosphatase, translated as MTTPGISIPISRTPEGAGLSLPSYATAGAAGMDLLAACETEITLTPGGRALIPAGIRIALPEGYEAQVRPRSGLALKHGVTCLNSPGTIDSDYRGAVGVILANLGTEPFTVRRGDRIAQMVVAPVTHAAWDERDALPETARGDGGFGHTG; from the coding sequence ATGACGACTCCCGGGATATCGATACCAATTTCGCGCACGCCGGAAGGCGCCGGGCTTTCGCTGCCGTCGTACGCGACGGCCGGCGCCGCGGGGATGGATCTGCTGGCCGCGTGCGAGACCGAAATCACGCTCACGCCCGGCGGGCGCGCGCTCATACCGGCGGGCATCCGGATAGCGTTGCCGGAAGGGTATGAAGCACAGGTGCGGCCGCGCAGCGGACTGGCGTTGAAACACGGGGTCACCTGCCTGAACAGCCCCGGCACCATCGATTCGGATTATCGCGGCGCCGTCGGCGTCATACTCGCGAACCTGGGAACCGAACCGTTCACCGTCCGGCGCGGAGACCGCATCGCGCAGATGGTCGTCGCCCCGGTGACCCACGCGGCGTGGGATGAACGCGACGCTCTGCCGGAGACCGCGCGCGGAGACGGCGGGTTCGGCCATACGGGGTGA
- a CDS encoding ROK family protein, which produces MTDSNTLIAGVDIGGTKLAVGVTDLDGNILAERRQPSDVKRGPNAVVADIIAMVKATLAEAGGGPDSLAFLGVASPGPLSQSRGVILSTPNMPGWENYPLIAQLHDEFGCQTVLENDANAACLGEALFGAGVGHRFVVYFTISTGIGGGFVQDGRILHGKDGNAAEFGHQIIVPFNGALCGCGCYGHLEAYANGKNIVRRAVECMEAGEKSSIMTYVPEGSPLTTRELAAAANAGDPLAKRIWNETGDYLGIGIVNVVQSFNPGVVVLGGGITKVGHLLFEPTQCSVDARLMPDYKGTFTIEPAKLGDRVGVMGAVGLALRHGILRKAS; this is translated from the coding sequence GTGACCGACTCCAACACCCTCATCGCCGGCGTCGATATCGGCGGGACGAAACTCGCCGTCGGCGTGACGGATCTCGACGGCAATATCCTCGCGGAGCGCCGGCAGCCGTCGGACGTGAAGCGTGGCCCGAACGCGGTTGTCGCGGACATTATCGCGATGGTCAAGGCGACGCTTGCGGAGGCCGGGGGCGGCCCGGACAGCCTGGCTTTTCTGGGGGTTGCGTCGCCCGGCCCGCTGAGCCAGAGCCGCGGCGTCATCCTTTCGACCCCCAACATGCCAGGCTGGGAGAACTATCCTCTCATCGCCCAACTGCACGATGAGTTCGGCTGCCAGACTGTGCTTGAGAACGACGCCAACGCCGCCTGCCTGGGCGAGGCGCTCTTTGGCGCCGGCGTCGGTCATCGGTTCGTCGTCTACTTCACCATCAGCACCGGTATCGGGGGCGGCTTCGTCCAGGATGGCCGGATCCTGCACGGCAAGGACGGGAACGCCGCCGAGTTCGGGCACCAGATAATCGTGCCGTTCAACGGCGCGCTCTGCGGTTGCGGCTGCTATGGCCACCTGGAAGCCTACGCCAACGGGAAGAACATCGTCCGTCGCGCCGTTGAATGCATGGAAGCGGGCGAAAAATCCTCGATCATGACATACGTGCCCGAGGGTTCGCCGCTGACGACACGCGAACTGGCCGCTGCCGCAAACGCGGGCGACCCTCTCGCCAAACGGATCTGGAACGAGACAGGGGACTATCTCGGCATCGGCATCGTGAATGTAGTCCAGAGTTTCAACCCCGGCGTGGTTGTGCTGGGCGGCGGCATCACAAAGGTGGGCCATCTTCTTTTCGAACCGACGCAATGCTCGGTGGATGCCCGCCTGATGCCCGACTACAAAGGAACGTTCACCATCGAGCCCGCCAAACTCGGCGATCGCGTGGGCGTCATGGGTGCGGTCGGCCTGGCTCTGCGGCACGGCATCCTGCGAAAAGCCTCGTGA